A window of the Coprobacter fastidiosus genome harbors these coding sequences:
- a CDS encoding winged helix-turn-helix domain-containing protein has product MKALIIAQNAGRIWCLLEGTYTITVDRMKRTLGLDDAAFFAAIGWLAREKKIYCSEDNGEWYISNKQPLGFFSFG; this is encoded by the coding sequence ATGAAAGCGCTCATTATTGCACAGAATGCCGGACGGATATGGTGCTTGCTCGAAGGTACTTACACCATTACGGTCGATCGTATGAAACGGACATTGGGGCTTGATGATGCTGCTTTTTTTGCGGCAATCGGATGGCTGGCACGGGAAAAAAAGATTTATTGTAGTGAAGACAACGGTGAGTGGTACATCAGTAATAAACAACCTTTAGGATTCTTTAGTTTTGGATAA